Proteins from a single region of Sesamum indicum cultivar Zhongzhi No. 13 linkage group LG5, S_indicum_v1.0, whole genome shotgun sequence:
- the LOC105162373 gene encoding putative disease resistance protein At1g59780, with translation MAEGMISSEDKGKGESLRDVAERYLFEPENRCMVQVEIDELPLYKRFKSCRLHDMIRDLCLSKGKRKGFLEVMDREMGGGDSAICKTNRLAIHAVGVDNDLSQRIGENKNIRSFVFKGYQFENWKLPKGIAKWELLKLLSLENSIVKELPPSICKLPCLQTLNVKNIMRLPNCIYKMKRLRHLFMKDDHERVGGEKLKFEGLNELEMVDDIWVGDVVDDITHLLKLPKMDMDVNTNREDGSTLFRRFVMYHSLHYLRITHCRVSKLPTYEVQLYQNMIELQLVGTRIEEDPMKILEKLPMLRVLGLWSNPYVGREMVCRATGFP, from the coding sequence ATGGCTGAAGGAATGATTTCTTCAGAAGACAAGGGAAAGGGAGAAAGTTTGAGAGATGTGGCAGAACGGTATTTATTTGAGCCAGAAAATAGGTGTATGGTTCAAGTGGAAATAGACGAGTTGCCGCTGTATAAAAGGTTTAAGTCATGCCGGCTTCATGATATGATTAGAGATCTATGTTtgtcaaaaggaaaaagaaaaggatttcTGGAGGTTATGGATAGAGAGATGGGAGGAGGAGACTCTGCCATTTGCAAAACAAATAGATTGGCTATTCATGCGGTGGGAGTGGATAACGATCTTAGTCAAAGGATTGGGGAAAATAAGAACATAAGATCTTTTGTATTCAAAGGTTATCAATTTGAGAATTGGAAATTGCCCAAAGGAATCGCAAAATGGGAGCTGTTGAAGCTATTGAGTCTCGAAAATAGTATTGTGAAAGAATTGCCACCATCTATATGCAAGCTACCTTGTTTGCAGACAttgaatgtgaaaaatataatgagattacCTAATTGCATATACAAAATGAAGCGCTTGAGGCATCTATTTATGAAAGATGATCATGAGAGGGTTGGAGgcgaaaaattgaaatttgaagggTTGAATGAATTGGAGATGGTTGATGATATCTGGGTTGGTGATGTGGTTGATGATATCACTCATCTTCTTAAATTGCCAAAGATGGACATGGATGTCAATACGAATCGGGAAGATGGCTCAACTCTTTTCAGGAGGTTCGTGATGTATCACTCACTACATTACTTGAGAATCACACATTGTCGAGTGAGCAAATTACCAACTTATGAAGTTCAACtatatcaaaatatgataGAATTGCAGCTTGTGGGTACAAGGATTGAGGAAGACCCAATGAAAATACTAGAGAAGCTTCCCATGTTAAGAGTTCTTGGCTTGTGGAGCAATCCATATGTGGGCAGAGAGATGGTTTGTCG